Below is a window of Campylobacter canadensis DNA.
TTAAATCTAAACAATTATGAAGGAAGTATAAGCTATAAAAACACAAATTTAAAAACATTAAATTCTAAAGAATTAGCAAAAATAATATCTTACATACCACAAAAATCAAGTATTTTTATGCCTTTTATTGTAAAAGATTTTATTTTAATGGGCTTGTTTAAAAATAAAGCTTATTTTTTTTCATACAATAAAGATGATTATAAAAAACTTGATGAAGTTTTAGAACTTTTAGAATTAAAAAACTATAAAAATAGACTTATTCAAAGCCTTAGCGGTGGAGAATTTGCTAGAGTTTTAATGGCAAGAGCCTTGATTGAAAAACCAAAAATATTGTTAATTGATGAGGTTAATGCCGCACTTGATATTAATTATTCTATTTACATAATGAATTTATGCAAAAAATTAGCAAAAGAAAATATATGCGTAATAATGGTAATTCACGATTTATATTTAGCGCTAAATTATTGCAGTGATTTTATTTTTATACAAGATAAAAAAATAGCTTACACTGACTTTAACGCTAATTCAATTAAAAATATTTTTAAAATTGAAAACCAAATCCACAATATAAACAATAAAAAAGTTTTAATTTATTAGGAGATAAAATGAAAAAAATAATTTTATTATTTTTAAGTGCCATATTATTAAATGCAAAAAGTCTAGTGGTTTTAGAACCAAGCGCAGTAGAAATTTTGCTTAAATTAGGTGCAAAAGACAATATTTTAGCAATAGCAAAAACACAAAGCTCAAAAATAGAACCTGAGTATTTAAGCAAAGATTTAGATAGTGTTGGAACATATATTAGAGTTAATATGGAAAAAATAATCTCACTAAATCCTGATTTAGTACTCTATTCTCATCATTCTTTAAATGTTGAACAATTAGACAAATTTAACATAAAAAGAAAAAGTATTGAAGCAAATAACTTAGAAGATATTAAACAAAATATTAAATTTCTTGCTCAAATTAGTAATAAAGAAAGTAATGGAGAAAAATTACTTTTAGAATTTAATAATTATTTAAGTAAAACAAAGAATGTTATAAAAAATAAAAGCGCAATTATTGTATTTTCGGCAAATCCTTTAATGCTTTTTTGTAGTAATAATTTAGCCAATGATGTAATTAATCACATTGGAGTAAAAAATATTTGCACACAAAAAGAGCAAAGTCCAATAGTAAATATTGAATATATTCTAAGCTCTAATCCTGATGTAATTATTTATTTTGGCAATAAAGAAGAGTTAATAAAACAATATCCATTATTAAAATTAAGTAAGGCATATAAAGATAATAAAATATTAACAAGCAACTCAGCAAGTTTATTAAGAGCTAGTTATAACATTACTAAAACAATAAGCACATTAATAGAGCAAATCCAATGAGATATTACATTATTGCATTATTTATTAATTTGTTAATTCTTAGCATACCAGTAAATGCAAATTATAAAGAAAAACAAAATAATAAAATTCAAATTAGTCTTTATGAGAATAAAAATAAAGAAGAGATGAAAGAAGAGTTTAAAGAAGAGAGTAGCGAAGAAATTAAAGAAGAAATTAAAGAAGAAATTAAAGAAGAAATTAAAGAAGAAATTGAAAAAGAGAGTGAAGTAGAAAGTAAAGAAGAAATAATAAAGAAAAAAATTGAGAAAAAAATTGAGAAAAAAATTAAAAACAATAATAAAGTAATAAATAAAAATTCACAAAATAAAAATAGCAAAAAAACAACTAATGCTAAGCAAGAAAACAATACTAAAAATAATATAAATAATGAAAATAATACACAAAGTATAAATGAAAATATTTGTGCAAGCGCAATTAAATTTTATAACATAAAAAACAATTATCCCAAAAAAGCAATTAAATTGTCTCTTTATGGAAGATATGCAGTAAAAATAATTTTTAGTATAGACAAAAATAAAAATATAAGAATAATAAAAGCAACAGGCAAAGAGCCTTTTTTAAGTGAAGCAAAAAAGGCAATACTAAAAATAGATTATGAGATTTATAATTTTAATTTCACACTTTGTGAATATGAAAAAACAATAATTTACGAATTAAAATAAAGGAGTTAACATGTAAAATAATATTTAAAAATACAAAATACAAAATAGTAATTATTAAAAGGAGAAAAAATGAATGAAAAATTAAAAAATGCCCTAGAGCATATGAATAAAGAACATATTGATAGTATTAAAAATTTAGTTAAATTTCACAAAAATGTTGATGCAAAAGAAGCAAAACTAACGCATTTAGACTATGAAAAAATTACAATAAATTATGATGGTAATGAATTTAGTATTAATTACGATAATAAAGCAAATGATGAAACATTGCATTATGAAATAATTAATTTATGTACAAAAGCAAAGCCTAAAGAAGATGGCTCAAAATTAAACGAAGAAATAAAAAATTATATGCACTCTTTTAAAAGTGTTGTAATTGCAAGTGGCGATGAAAATGGCTTTATATCATCTTATGCACCTATTATTTTTAATGGTGATGAAATATTTATTTTTATAAGTGAAGTTGCCGAACATTACACAACTATTAGTAAAAATCCAAATATTGAAATTATGTTTTTACAAGATGAAAAAGAAGCAAAAACAGTATTTGCAAGAATAAGATTAAGATATCAAGTAAAGGCTACAATTCTTCCAAGAGAAGAAAGGTTTGAAGAGCTTTTTAGTATTCTTAAACAAAGATTTAGCGAAGCTTCTGTTTTTGCTGCTATGAAAGATTTTCATTTTGTAAAATTGAGTATAAAAAGCGGTAGATATGTAAAAGGTTTTGGCGCAGCATTTAGCATTGATGAGCATAATAATGCAAGTGCAATTCGCATAGAAAAACCACATAAGGTATAAAATGAAATTAAGCAATTTATCACAAAGTTTATTTATAACTTTATATTATAAAGCATTGGAATTTTCGCATAAAAAAGCTATTTTAAAAGATGAAAAAGCCTTTAATCTTGTAAAAATTATTGATTATGATTTTTCAAAGATTAAAGATGTAAAATTAAGCAGAGTTGCTACTTGCATAAGAAGTGCTTATTTTGATAAAAAATGTAAAGAATTTATAAATAAAAATGATAATTGCTTAATCTTAATTTTAGCTGCAGGGCTTGATGCAAGATATGATAGATTAAATGCTAGTTTAATGAAAAATGCTTATTTTGTTGAATGTGATTTAGGCGAAGTAATTGAGTTAAAAAAACAATATTTTACACCTAATTTTAATCAAGAATTTATAAGTGCTGATGTTTTAGATGATGATTTTTTAAATAAAATTGATTTTAAAAACAAAAAAATATTAGTAATAATTGAAGGTTTATTTATGTATTTTAGTAATGAACAAATAAAAAAAGTAATGGCTAATTTATCAAAACTGCAAGAATTTGAGCTTTTGTGCGACTTTGTTGGTAGTAGATTTTTTAAAAAAATTAAAAATAATGTTATAAAAAAAATGAATATTTCTTATCTTGGCAAAATAAATAGCCCAAAAGATTTTTTTACCTTATGTAATAATTACGAATGCACTAAAATAGAAGCTAAAAATTTTATGAGTGAGCATATTTTAAGATGGGGTTTTGTTGGAATTTTAAATTTATTTTTTACTAAAAAATTCTCTTTTAAATTTGCTTTTATGCTGCATTCAAAACTAAAACACAAAGTAAATTCATAACTTCTTTTAAATAAAAAGCTTGTAAAATGCCTAAATATTTTTATTAAAAGGTTATTTATGAAAGATGAAGTTTTTAGTGAAAAAATCATAAAACAATTTGAATTTGATGAAAAGGTAGTCCGTGTTTTTGATGATATGGTTACAAGAAGTGTGCCTTTTTATAAACAAAATGAAAAAATTTTGTGTGATATTTTATTTAAAAACGCAAAAGAAAATGCAAAAATTCTTGATATAGGCTGCTCAACTGCAAATACACTAATAGCGCTAGCAAATAAAAAAGATTATGAGCTTTTTGGGCTTGATAGCAGCAAATGTATGATAGATAAAGCTTCAACAAAGGCTAAAGATTTAAATATTAATATAACTTTCATACACGATGAAATTGAGAATTTAGACAAAATAAATACAAGTTTTGATGTGATAATTTGCGCTTACACCTTGCATTTTATAAGACCCTTAAAAAGACAAGAAATTTTAGAAAAAATATATAAAAAACTTAATAATAATTCTATTTTTATTTTATGCGAAAAAGTACTTTTTGAAAATAACACCTTTCAAAAAAATATAATTGATATTTATGAAGATTACAAAGAAAGTATGGGTTATTCACGCTATGAAATAGCACAAAAAAGAGCAGCCTTAGAAAATGTTTTAATCCCTTTTACATACAATGAAAATGTAAAAATACTATCCAATGCTGGTTTTAAACACATTGATAGTTTTTTTCGTTGGGCTAATTTTGCATCTTTTATTGCTTTTAAAGAATAATTTGTGTAAAAATGTAACAAAATATCATTTTTTTAAAAAAAATCTTGACATTAATTAATTTTTATGCTTAAAATAAGCAAAAAAATTAATTTTAAGGATAAAAAGATGATGATGCAAATGCGTTAGCATCTGATTAAAAAACTTTTCTTTTTTAGTCAGATGCAAAAAATACATACTAAAGCAAGCGACTAAAGAAGAAAAGTAAAATCTTTGTAGCTTTTTATAACTTC
It encodes the following:
- a CDS encoding ABC transporter ATP-binding protein, which produces MLKIENLKLNYENNLILNQVNYEFNLGKFYAILGANGCGKSSLLKCILNLNNYEGSISYKNTNLKTLNSKELAKIISYIPQKSSIFMPFIVKDFILMGLFKNKAYFFSYNKDDYKKLDEVLELLELKNYKNRLIQSLSGGEFARVLMARALIEKPKILLIDEVNAALDINYSIYIMNLCKKLAKENICVIMVIHDLYLALNYCSDFIFIQDKKIAYTDFNANSIKNIFKIENQIHNINNKKVLIY
- the cmoA gene encoding carboxy-S-adenosyl-L-methionine synthase CmoA, giving the protein MKDEVFSEKIIKQFEFDEKVVRVFDDMVTRSVPFYKQNEKILCDILFKNAKENAKILDIGCSTANTLIALANKKDYELFGLDSSKCMIDKASTKAKDLNINITFIHDEIENLDKINTSFDVIICAYTLHFIRPLKRQEILEKIYKKLNNNSIFILCEKVLFENNTFQKNIIDIYEDYKESMGYSRYEIAQKRAALENVLIPFTYNENVKILSNAGFKHIDSFFRWANFASFIAFKE
- a CDS encoding pyridoxamine 5'-phosphate oxidase family protein, with the protein product MNEKLKNALEHMNKEHIDSIKNLVKFHKNVDAKEAKLTHLDYEKITINYDGNEFSINYDNKANDETLHYEIINLCTKAKPKEDGSKLNEEIKNYMHSFKSVVIASGDENGFISSYAPIIFNGDEIFIFISEVAEHYTTISKNPNIEIMFLQDEKEAKTVFARIRLRYQVKATILPREERFEELFSILKQRFSEASVFAAMKDFHFVKLSIKSGRYVKGFGAAFSIDEHNNASAIRIEKPHKV
- a CDS encoding ABC transporter substrate-binding protein, with the translated sequence MKKIILLFLSAILLNAKSLVVLEPSAVEILLKLGAKDNILAIAKTQSSKIEPEYLSKDLDSVGTYIRVNMEKIISLNPDLVLYSHHSLNVEQLDKFNIKRKSIEANNLEDIKQNIKFLAQISNKESNGEKLLLEFNNYLSKTKNVIKNKSAIIVFSANPLMLFCSNNLANDVINHIGVKNICTQKEQSPIVNIEYILSSNPDVIIYFGNKEELIKQYPLLKLSKAYKDNKILTSNSASLLRASYNITKTISTLIEQIQ
- a CDS encoding class I SAM-dependent methyltransferase — protein: MKLSNLSQSLFITLYYKALEFSHKKAILKDEKAFNLVKIIDYDFSKIKDVKLSRVATCIRSAYFDKKCKEFINKNDNCLILILAAGLDARYDRLNASLMKNAYFVECDLGEVIELKKQYFTPNFNQEFISADVLDDDFLNKIDFKNKKILVIIEGLFMYFSNEQIKKVMANLSKLQEFELLCDFVGSRFFKKIKNNVIKKMNISYLGKINSPKDFFTLCNNYECTKIEAKNFMSEHILRWGFVGILNLFFTKKFSFKFAFMLHSKLKHKVNS